Within the Butyrivibrio sp. AE3004 genome, the region GTAACGGATTCTTACAGAACATGGTAAGAATTATGACGGGTACACTTTTGGAAGTGGGCTACGGACACATAGCCCCTGAAGAAATAAAGACAATAATAGAAGCCTGTGACAGACAAAAAGCAGGGCCCACCGCTCCGCCGCAGGGGCTCTGCCTTATGAAGGTCGATTATTGAGAAATTTACATATCATCCGCTGCAACATAGGTAACAACGTAATTGTCATAATCTTCGAGAAGCATTCCAAGCTCCTGTGTGTTTGAGCTGCCGCTTCTAAGTAAATAACCACTGTCACCGATATTTACGGTATCAAATGCAACAGGTGCGCCATCCTTGAAAAATACGGTTCTTACATTTATGCATCCGATATCCTCGGTTGAATAATTTGTCCCCGTAACAGATAAGGTATTATCTTCAGCCTTTGCTACATCGAGACTTACCGCATCATATCTGCATAAAGAAGTATCGGAGGTCTTAAGATCGTAAGAAAAATCTGTCGCATCTTCGATATCACTGTTTTTGAACTGTCCGTAAAGCATAAAGGACTGTCCTGATTTTACTGCATAGGCATCGTCAGAGACAGTCTTAACAATCTGTCCGTTTGATGCATTTGCATTAAAAACCGCAAAAACCTCCAGATCCTTTCCGGATGTATTGGTTGCCATAACTACATATCTTATGTGAAGGCCGTCAGCATCTTCAATCTTATATTCATTATTAATTTTCAGACCATTAGCGTCATTACTGTTATTTGCGGCATTGGAAATAACTGCTGAACCTGAAAAAACGCTGATAACAGCGGTGATTGAAATGATAATAGAATAAAGTCTCTTCATACCGTTTGGCCTCCATTTGTTTTAGTGTTAATAGGATACCAAACGAGAATAAATATCCCCTAAACTAAATCTAAAAAAACTATATACTGGGGCAGTTTGTGCCTCCAAAATTTATCTTAAATCTTTAGTACATTTTCCAACTTGACAAGTGCGGGCATTAAATTTTTTTCTTTTTGTACCTCTTATAATATGGTATAATCTTTTGTGGCTATGTAATAGCCGGTGTCGTTAAGACATAACAGTAAGTTGGAAATGTGGTAATGAATATGGCAGCGAACACGGAGGGTCATGGATCAGGCGTGGATCGTTCCAAAAGAATCCGCTTTTTAAGGAGACTGATTCTGATAACCATTGCAGCTTCATGCCTTATTCCCACCATGATATGCGTTATCCTTGCAATTCAGCTGAATCGTTCGGTGAGAACCCTTGATAAAGCTAAAACAGAACTTGCATGGTATGAGGAACAATTTGGTGAGAATGTGCTTTCCGACGGCGAGGGCCGGGATGCTGATACTAAGCATGTAAGTGGAGAGGCAGATGCTGACAATGACCTGAATGAGCAGGATGGCTCCGGAGGGGTAGAGACCTCTGAGGTCAGTGGGGGATCGGCAGGGACCGGAGCGGATATATCCGGCGGCGAATCTCTTGCAACAGCACCTTTAGCAGCTGAGGATGAATGGGACGGCACGAGAAGAGTGTATATAACCTTTGATGACGGACCCAGTACTTCAACAAATGCAATACTTGATATACTTGATCAGTACGGTGTTAAGGCTACATTTTTTGTCACCGGTAAGGAAGGCGAAGAATATGCGCAGCTGTACAATCGTATAGTGCAGAGCGGTCATACTCTCGGTATGCATTCCTTCAGTCACAGATATAGTGAGCTTTACGAATCTCTTGAGAGCTTTTCGATGGACCTGCATAAATTGCAGACATTCTTATATGAGACTACAGGAGTATGGTCACAGTATTACAGATTTCCCGGAGGTAGCTCGAATACAGTCAGTAAGGTTCCGATGTCTGAGCTTGTAAAATACATGGGGCTTACTCATATACAGTTCTATGACTGGAATGTGGCGAGCAGTGATGACAGATCCGGAATTGATAAGGACATAATCATAGCTAATGTTATGACAGGTGTTCAGAAACATAATGATGCAATCATACTGCTGCATGATGCTACAGATAAGCCTGCAACAGTAGAAGCACTGCCTGAGATAATTGAACAGATTCAGGCAATGGACAACACAGTGATAGTTCCGATAACGGAGGATACGTTACCGGTTCAACATATCAGCAATTCTCAGTAATTTTGAAACGGAGGAAAGAAAAATGGGATTTTTTTCAGAGCTGAAAAGTGATCTCTCTCAGGCAGCCAAGACAATTATGCCTGAGGATGGTGATGAGGCACAGAGCCTGAATGAAACTGCTAAGGACAATTCTGAGGTAAAACCGAAGTCAGACGCAGAGGTAAAGAAGGATCTGAATGAGATGCTTGATCATCTTGACGACATTAAGCTCGACG harbors:
- a CDS encoding polysaccharide deacetylase family protein: MAANTEGHGSGVDRSKRIRFLRRLILITIAASCLIPTMICVILAIQLNRSVRTLDKAKTELAWYEEQFGENVLSDGEGRDADTKHVSGEADADNDLNEQDGSGGVETSEVSGGSAGTGADISGGESLATAPLAAEDEWDGTRRVYITFDDGPSTSTNAILDILDQYGVKATFFVTGKEGEEYAQLYNRIVQSGHTLGMHSFSHRYSELYESLESFSMDLHKLQTFLYETTGVWSQYYRFPGGSSNTVSKVPMSELVKYMGLTHIQFYDWNVASSDDRSGIDKDIIIANVMTGVQKHNDAIILLHDATDKPATVEALPEIIEQIQAMDNTVIVPITEDTLPVQHISNSQ